A region of Leishmania donovani BPK282A1 complete genome, chromosome 7 DNA encodes the following proteins:
- a CDS encoding ubiquitin-conjugating enzyme e2, putative → MPNPLVRLGKELKEATEHPDPDIHLELYDPTKGSNSSRSSQGAASQPSQQQPGLYTWLAILKGPPDTPFAGGSYRLVLSIPHEYPLVPPKAAFITKVFHPNVEFNTGNVCLDILKKRWSPVWTLSSVCRAILNLLAEPESDSPFNCDAGNLLRAGDMEGYASLVRYYAITDAGAPPFADNEE, encoded by the coding sequence ATGCCCAATCCACTTGTGCGGCTCGGcaaggagctgaaggaggcgacggagcaCCCCGACCCGGACATCCACCTGGAGCTGTATGACCCCACCAAGGGCAGCAACTCCAGCCGCAGTAGCCAgggcgctgcgtcgcagccctctcagcagcagcccggGCTTTACACATGGCTGGCCATTCTCAAGGGCCCACCCGATACACCGTTCGCGGGCGGCAGCTATCGACTGGTGTTGAGCATCCCGCACGAGTATCCCCTCGTCCCCCCGAAGGCTGCCTTTATTACAAAGGTGTTCCACCCCAACGTCGAGTTCAACACGGGCAACGTCTGCCTTGATATTCTCAAGAAGCGGTGGTCGCCGGTGTGGACGCTAAGCTCCGTGTGCCGCGCGATTCTAAATCTACTGGCGGAGCCAGAGTCGGATAGTCCGTTCAACTGCGATGCCGGAAACCTtctgcgcgctggcgacaTGGAGGGTTACGCGAGCCTGGTGCGGTACTACGCCATCACCGACGCGGGAGCGCCGCCATTCGCGGATAACGAGGAGTGA